The Rattus norvegicus strain BN/NHsdMcwi chromosome 20, GRCr8, whole genome shotgun sequence genomic interval AGTCACTGGGACCACTTCCTCTTTTATCGCTCTGAAGATAGGAACTGCCCCAGGGCAGTCAGAAGAGATGGGCAGATTCCAGGCTGTGGTAGCCCTGCTTCCCGCGCAGGCCAGGGAGTGCTGAGGGCGCTGACCGCTtgccctcctccctgcttctggGGTAGCTGAGGACCACCTTGCAGGCTAGCAGAATGGAGCAAGCCTGTGCGAAGCAGGACTCAGTGTGCAACCTGGTGGCTGTGTTTGAGAACAGCAGGTACAGATGGTGGGGTTGGGGTCGAACCCTTCTATCTGGCCTGGTACTTTGGGAGGTCTCCAATACATGTGCACAGATCCCATTTAAACCAGGATACTAATGGGAACAAGAGGGCAGGATGCAGACAGTACAGAGCCATGCACCCTAGGCCAGTCTCCTAAGTTCCATTCTATACCTCAGGCCTTACCGGTGACCCTAGGGTGTATCTTGTTCTGTTCCCATCCTAGGGAAGAAAGAGGGGTCGCAGGGACTAGGCTGTTTGAGTTTCTGAGCTTTGGGATTGTGCTAATGCTTGTGTCTAAAGGGGAAAGACAAAGCCAAGGGTGGGAGGGGTCCTAGGTAGTCTTGGAGGGGTGTGAGTGTGAGACTTGAAGCCATTTTGCAGGCCTGTGATTTGGGAGTGTCTTTGGTACTGTGCTCTGGAAACACGCGCCAGATAGAGGTTTGGCCTCAGGAGGTTTGGTGGGGCggcggggaggggggggggagttgtGAGGTtcgggggtgtgggggtgggggaagctgtGAGGACCTGAGAGATGAGGGAAGGAGgggcaggtggagggaggggctGAGCCCTTGTTTATGCTAGAGGGTTCCAGAACCTGGGTATGCTTGAGTGGTTCTAGCTGAGTCCCCTTGCCTCCAGCTGCCAGATGCTGGGTAAGGCGGCTCTCGTACCTGAAGTTCCGAGAGAAGGACTCTGCTGTTAAATAACCCTCGGCCACTAGTGTTCCCAGCCCTAGGAAGCCACAAGAACACAGTGCAGTGCCTAGGGGTCTGTGGAGGGTGCAGAGATAGATTTCTACTTATGACACCAAATTTTGTCCTTCTGAGACACAAGGCCACAGGCTTTAGATGCCCTGGGAAGGCCTCCCTCCTGCGTTGTGAGGGTCAAGCACAGGAAGTGCCTGGGGCCTCCACTTGGAACCCTACATTCATTCCAGGGCAAGTTTCACTTCTGGAGTTGAGCAGCTTGACCCTGCCTCTCCAGGAGCCTGGCTGGACTCATTCtattcagcacctgggacagctcttGGCCACGGCCTTCCTTGGACCACCACCCCAGATGTGGGGGACCACCACACTCAGAGTGCTGGAGGGTAGGCTCATGTGGGTGCCAGCTCTTGGGGTACTGAGCTATGCCAGTCTGCACCGTGCAGGGAGAGTAACCGTACAGAGGAGTGGGTCACAGGAAGCAGGGTCAGGAATATGAGAGTCAGGCTCTGAGCGAGGGGTACCATGCTGGCTTTTCTCTCTGTGGGGCCCTTGGCACCTACCTATCTGATCTGAAACTGAGGGCTAGAGAGGAAACAGACGCAGGCCTGAGTGCTTAGAAATGCAGAAGCTGAAACCAAGTGTACAGGAGAAAAACCTAAGACTCAGCACCCTCTCACCCCACTCCCACCGCCCTGGCTATAGGTCCTGAGGCCAAGGAACTCCATTTTCTGTGTCTGGAATTGGCTCCATATTCCTTCTGCCCCCACAATGCCCCGTGACCAGGGCAATAGCCTCagctctctgggtctctctgtcCTTGACATCAAGAGTAAAAAGACAGCTTAGCATGGAGGTTTGGGCCTCTGCCTTCCCCGCCTGGCCCACTTTCAGGTTCCCAtcctttctgcctcagtttccacatctgCAGCATGGACGCATGGACGCagagacttcttttctttttttttttttttcggagccggggaccgaacccagggccttgtgcttgctaggcaagcgctctaccactgagctaaatccccaaccctgagacttCTTTTCTGTCTGGGTTTGGAGGCTTGGTACCTGTCTGGCCTTTGTTACCCTGTCTGTCTTCCTCGTGGGGATGCCAACCCAATGACGTCACCCTGGCTATTTCTCTGCAGGTGCCTGGTAGGGATAACTCTGCCAGTGTGGGTTTCTCTGGCCTATGGGACTGGTAAATGCAGCAGCGCAGAGCTCTTCAGGCTGACTTTGCCCCCTCGTAACGGGGCATAAAGGGGTATAAGTGTCCCCAAAGAGGCCCAGCTTCAGCATCTGTGACCCTGTTCTGAATTACCCTATGGCTCCCACATTTCCCTCGATGTGTCGGGAGAGCTACAGAAAAGAAAGCAGGGATGAAGGCCAAAGCTGGACTTTGATCCTGAAGGaacctctagaaaaaaaaaaaaaaaaaaaaacaatctgtgTGTCAAAGGAGTGGTTCTCTCTAGACGTGCTTGCATCTGAAACAGGGAAGTATATAGTTCCCCAGAGAATAAAAGAGGTCATAGTGACTCATTTAGGGACTGATAGAGTTCCCCCCACCGGGGGTGGGGGGACGACTCAGAAGGATGGTGCTGGGGCCACGGCTCAGTTGGTAGGAGGATGTGCACAAGACCCTGTcccctaggggttggggatttagctcagtggtagagcgcttgcctagcaagcgcaaggccctgggttcggtccccagctctggaaaaaaaaaaaaagaccctgcgCCCTGCCCCCTGCCCCGTGTGAACCAGACGTAGTGGTACACGTATGTAATCCTGGCaccagaagtccaaggtcatcttCCACCGTAAAGGCGGCCTTCAGTATGTGAGACCCTGGCTCACAAAAAGagggaggagtgggtgggtgaggaccGAGGAGGATTCGGAAGTTCTGACAAGTTCCTACACTCTGCCGGGCCCTTGGGAGCCCATGAACACCAGTGGCTCGCTCACACCGGTTACCCTGAGGAGACCCTCCAGTGTGGTCTGTTCTCAGCAGGTCTCCGGGAGCAGCACCTGGACCCCATAGTTTTGAGGACCAGCCCCATAGCCCTGAACATCAGCTGCCCCTGTCCCCAGAGCCTTGGGAGGCACCCCCTGCCGGGGAGGCCTTGACGTCTGAGTTCCGGCCAGTCAGCAGGACATATCTGAATTCCCTCAAGAATAAGCTATCGAGTGGGGCTTGGAGGAAATCCTGCCAACCTGGGGCCAGTCCAGGGCCGGAGACTCAGGTGAGGGTTTGATCTCAGGACTGCTGACTCTGACTGGGGAATGGGTTAGAAGGACCCCTtggctttctgtctctctttctctctcctctctctcttcttccccctatTCAAGACAGGATCCtgcagtgtagcccaggctggccttaaactcacattctcctgcttctgtatccccagtgctggggtcacaggtcaCTCTAACTCTCCTTCTTATAAGGTCACCAACCACCCATCCTTATGACCTTATGTAACCTTAATGCTCCCCCAGCTCTGAGGCGCCAGAGGACGGCTCAGCTGCGATGCTAGGCCCCTTCTCCATGTGTCTTCCCCTTCATGCGTGAGGCCTCCTTCCACAGTGGCTCCTTGACTCCTTGCTCCCATGAAAGCCCGGGTAGAAGTTGCTTAGCCTTAAGACTCAggcctgaggggctggggatttagctcagtggtagagcacttacctaggaagcgcaaggccctgggttcggtccccagctccggaaaaaaaagaaccaaaaaaaaaaaaaaaaaaaaaaaagactcaggcCTGGAGCAGTGCATCTCTCTAGGCTGTATTCTGTAGGTCTACCAGGAAGGCAGGAATGCCAGAGGGTGTGCCCACCAGGCAGAGCAACATTGTCCTCCGAGGAGCGGCAAGCCAAGTTGTCCACCCTTCTCCTCAATCCCTGTAGGAACCTGAGGAGAAGAGGGTCGTGCAGGAGCTTCTGGAGACGGAGCAGGCCTACGTGGCTCGCCTGCACTTGCTTGACCAGGCCAGTCGGGGCTCCTCATCACCCACCATATCAGGAGTGCAGACACCAGGCCGGGATTTGGCTTTTGCTCAACCCACTGACCTCGTTGGGTGGCTTTGGGGCAGCGTCAGAACTGAACCCATTAGCACCTCATGTACTGCCTTTGGTCCTGGCCAACCTCATATATGCATTGGCTTCCCCACTGATTACCCTCACTAGATGCTCGGTAACCAAGGAAGGCCCAAAGCCTAGGAAGACACAGATAGAGCTGTTCCCTTGGCCAAGCCCTAGGGACTCCTGGCTTGTCTGCCCATCTGTAAGGTGGCCTGAATCCAGGGCGGTGGGCGGTGGCTTCCTCCTGAGTAGGGTGTGAGTAGCTGCTGGTTCCCTGTCTAGGTGTTCTTCCAGGAGCTGCTGAGGGAGGCGAGCCGTAGCAAGGCCTTCCCTGAGGACGTGGTGAAGCTCATCTTCTCCAATATCTCCTCCATCTACCGTTTCCACGCACAGTTCTTCCTCCCGGAGCTGCAGAGGCGCGTGGATGACTGGTGAGGACTCGAGTCACGGACCCGGGGTGAGGTTGCCTGTGAGGCCGTGTGCTTGAGTTTAGTTCTGGCCGTGGCTGTCTCCTGCAGGCCTCTACCTCTGGCACAGCCGGAGAAGACGGGGCCATTCTAGGCCCTGTGACTTAAGAGGTTGGGTGTCGTGGTACCGAGTGGGAACCTGGCCTTGATCTGTCGATAGGCTGATTTCCTAGCCAGCAGCTATGTGATGTTCACGCCATTGTTATATGGGAAGCCCTGATCCCAGCACCCGCATGTTGGTTCCCAACCATGTGTAGCTCCAGTTAGAAGGGGTCTAATAGCCTTCCTGTGGCCTCGGTggataccaggcatgcacatgagcacatacatacatgcatgcatgcatgcgtacatacatgcgtacatacataatacatgcaggcaaaacactgatacacataaataaatctaaagagaGATGGgcctgagggctggggagatggctcaaatCAGTAAAGCTTTGCTAAACAACCCCACAGACCCGGCTTTAATGGCTGGGACTCAcagtgaaagaagagaaccattTTCcaacactgtcctctgacctctacatgtgtgctaTGCTACAAGCatcacccccccaacacacacacacaggagtgcacacacacatgcacactcacatgacGGTAATAAATATGAACTTGTTAAAACGAGAGATAGAGTCGGGTGGAGACCCGTCTGGCCTACCCAGACCCAGAACAGTCTGCCAGGGCCACAAACAggtctgtctcaaacaaaaaaaagcaagatgggggtgggggtgggacgcAGGTCTATAAACTCACCCAACATCACACCCGTCTTTTCTGAGGAGGAAAACCAAGACTCGGAGAAGCTTCCACAAGGACACACGGCTTAGACTGAggagagcagagacaggcagccATCCTGGGCTGTACTCTCAGGCAACCTGTACATGGAGCCTGTCAGCTACACGTGGCCTTCTGCAGTCTCTCCAACCAGGCCTCAATGGGCCTCAGAGGGAGGCTAGCCAGGGACCAGGGCTCAGAGCGAAAGGAGGAGGCAGACCCTCAGGGAGCCACACTCTGACCTTCCCccctcagcccccccccccccgcctgagGGAGCCTGGAAAGGCTATTGGGGGCTGGGAAGCATGAGTCTGGCTCAGGAGCCAAGACGGGAGTTGGCCAGACTGAATGCATCCCCTCCCAACTCAGGACAGCCACACCACGCATCGGGGATGTGATCCAGAAACTGGCCCCCTTTCTGAAAATGTACAGCGAGTACGTGAAGAACTTTGAGCGGGCGGCAGAACTGCTGGCCACCTGGATGGACAAGTCACAGCCCTTCCAGGAGGTGGTCACCCGCATCCAGGTGAGGGGCCCAGGGGAGGAGCCTGCACGGCTACCTGGTGAGCCTGACCtatctccccccctcccccgcaaGCCATTTGGACAACCTCAGGTCTGGTACCCCATTTTCTCCACTCTCACTCTCCTGCCCGCCCCCCCTGCTCCCCAAGCGCAGTGAGGCCTCCGGCAGCCTGACCCTGCAGCACCACATGTTGGAACCTGTGCAGAGAATCCCACGGTACGAACTGCTGCTCAAGGAATATGTGCAGAAGCTGCCAGCCCAGGCCCCAGACCTCGAAGATGCCCAGAGTGAGGATACTCCGGGGGCCCAGGgagctggggatgggggtggggggatcctACTTGAAGACTGATTGGTTGGTGATGACCCATCGTCGGTCCTTTATCTGTGGTATCCACACCACGTGAGCCACAGACGAGGCAGGGTGGCAAggcccagagaggttaagtgactCGCCCATGGTCACAcagttcagaaaagagcagagctgggatttgaacctacaCCTGTCGGGCATACACTCTTAGGTCAGGTTTTGCCCTGGGAGTAAGAGAGAATGGCTGAAGTCATCAATCTAGTCCCAGTGGCCTCAGGGTCCCCATCCTGGGTGGCTTCCATCTTCTAGACCGTCACTATGCTAGCCTGCTTGAGCAGGGCTGTGTTTGTGGTAGTTATGATAGGTGCTCCCGCCCCTGGTGCTATTGTAGAGCCCAAGCCCCGGGGGCTGCAGGTCTCCAGGAATGACTGGGGCTCTGTTCCCTTGCTAGGAGCGCTGGACATGATCTTCTCAGCCGCACAGCACTCGAACGCAGCCATTGCTGAGATGGTGAGGAGCCTGTCCTCGGAGTGGGCATGGGGGCATCCCCGGACACGCCCTGTCTCTTGGTCCTTGTATCCACTGATCCTATCCAGGGTACCTGCCCCATGCTACCTCCTTGCCTTTGGCTCCCCCATCCTATCCCATCAGGCACACTCTCAAGAAGCTGGGACCCTGCCCAGCCTAGGCTGAAGGTGTGCCCCATCTCCAGGAGCGGCTGCAGGGCCTGTGGGATGTGTACCAGCGCCTGGGCCTGGAGGATGACATTGTGGACCCTTCCAACACCCTGCTCCGAGAGGGCCCTGTTCTCAAGATCTCTTTCCGCCGCAGCGACCCAATGGAGCGCTACCTGGTTTTGGTAGGGGCTGCCGAGTGGCTGGTGGCTGAGGGGCCAGCTTTGCATCCCCCGCCCCCAGCAGAAATCAGGGTCTGAGCTCAGGTTGGCTTTAAGGCCCCTGTTGCTTCTGTGTGCTCTGAAGACGGCGCAGCATGAGGGAATTAGGTTAGCTGCCCCGGAAGTTCTGTTGAGCTGATTCTGGGAAACCGGAATCTTCTGAAACCAGGCAGCGTTGTTATCAGGAGGTGTATATCTCCTGTCAGCCCACAGGTCCTCTGGTTGCTTTGGTGCCCCAGTGCTCACGGTAGACCTAGACGGACCTTTGGGGCCCATCACTGCAGTTGGGGGCTAGACAGCCACGTCCTCACCCCATCCCGGATCGCTCTGTGAGCCAGCCTAGAATGTAACCAGAGGGGACGGGGAGGCGCGGGGGCCAGGGCACTCAAAGCACCCCGAGCTGCTGCCCATACCTCCCCATGTCCTCCCAGTTCAACAACATGCTTCTGTACTGCGTGCCCCGGGTCCTCCAAGTGGGTGCCCAGTTCCAGGTGAGGACCCGCATCGACGTGGCTGGCATGAAGGTGAGCTGTCCCCCAAAGAAGGCTCAGGGTGGGTTGACAACAGGGGCCAGAGTAGGTCCTTGTAAGGGTATGGCTCCCTCTGGGGCAGTTCACGACTCTGACAACCTCACGGTGCTTTCCTTGCTGTCTGCACCACCGTGGTTCAAAGGGTAATGTGTGGCCGCTGTTCTGAGACCACATGAAAAGGCCCTGTGTGCCTGCTCTGGGCTGCCACCCTTTGACAAGCCTGTCTCACTTGCTAGCGGCCCCATAGCGCCCTCTGCTGGAcgttgctgggcatggtgggagAGAAGCTGTCTACGACAAAtggaagcctttttttttttgagtcaggtttAAGGGACGGTGGGGCTTGAACCACCTTGGGCGTTCTACCAACCTAGGACCTAGGACCTAGGACCCGGTGCAGGGCGCACGTCATTCGTACAAGACGATTGTGTCTGTGGTCTGAGATGGTCCTTGTGTTTCCCAGCCTAAAAAGGAGAGATTACAGAGGCACGCCATTCAGGAACCTCACATATAACCCAACAGGTTGTAACCTGCACAGGGATACCTCACCGCAGAGGTGCCATCGGTGACCTATGACAGATTGTAGAGTTACCGTGAGAGCCGGCCAGCAGGTGGCAGTCTAATATCTTGTTCTGATAAGATCCGGCCATGTGCCACTTGGCCACAGATATCAGGAGAGCCTTCTGAAGCAGGAGGCCCTTTGGTGATGAGCACAAAGAGCTGTGTGGGATAGAAAGACCCTGAACTGGGCCGGACCTGCAGAATGTGGCTGAGATGGCCTGGCAGGCATCCAAAACCTGGAGACTCTAATGAGGATCCCAGGGCACCTTGACTCAGGCTGGGAACTCTCTGGggttcccctttctttctttcttttcttttttttttttttttggttctttttttcggagctggggaccgaacccagggccttgcgcttcctaggtaagcgctaccactgagctaaatccccagcccctggggttCCCCTTTCTTCACAAAGCCCTTCCTGCTTGGACTCCTCCAAGCTTTCAGCCTCCACCTTCTCCTGATCCCACCTCTGACAAGGGTGCTAACAGTTCATCCAGATCTCCCATGCTGCTCCCTCAGCGCCCGCCACCCCTCTCTTCCCAGGGCTTCTGTCCTTTGCAGCAGACTtcacagcccccccccccggTCCCCCAGAATACAGGGTCCAGACTCCACCTAGCCCTTCCTGATCTGAGTCTGTGTAGAGAAGTCAGGCCACTGAGGGCTATAGGATCAGAGTCCTCAGGATTCTAGGGCTTAAGATCTGACTCAGATTCCTCATGCCAGTCTCTGTGCACATAGCTTGGGGTTAGGTCTGGGCCGACTAGGccctgggggaggggtgaggatgAGTATTTAACCaacctcagtcttttttttttttaaatttatttatttttttttaaagatttatttatttcatgtacatgagtacactattgctgtcttcagacttacagatagttgtgagccaccatgtggttgctgggaattgaactcaggacctctggaagagcaatcagtgctcttaacctctgagccatctctccagcccctaaatttattttttaagattttattttattgtatgagtacactgtagctgccttcagacacaccagaagagggcatcagatctcattacagatggttgtaagccaccatgtggttgctgggatttgaactcaggacctcaggaagagcagttggtgctcttaaccactgagccatctctccagcccccaaccaaCCTCAGTCTTATGGCAGAAACCCAATGCTAGCTGCCTCATTTTGCCTCTTAAAAGCTGTGTGaccgggctggggagatggctccatggttaaagagcactgagtgctccttcagaggtcctgagtttgattcccagcaaccacatggtggctcacaaccatctgtaatgagatctgatgtttCATTTAGGCTACGAAGAAAACAACCCCAAAGGTTTTCCACAGACTCAAGTGATTTCAAGGTCCAGTCTCTATTTCTGGTGACCCTTCAGAACCGTCCCCTCCACTTCATACCGTGTCAGCACCGGTGCTGCTGACATAGTTCTGAAGTCTTCAGCCCCCTTTGTGCAGAGCTAGGCAAATGGCAGGGGAAGAACCCTCAGTGCGGGGATGTGATTCTGATGGTGCCTTCCTCTACCGGCAGGTGCGGGAGCTGACGGACGCTGAGTTCCCGCACTCCTTCCTGGTATCCGGCAAGCAGAGAACGTTGGAGCTGCAGGCCCGGTAGGTGCTAACGGGCTGGGACTGCCTGAGACCAGCAGATGACCCGGCTGGTACTGTCCTCTGCATTGGGTTCTCTTTCCTTCTGAGCAGGTCTCGAGAGGAAATGGTTTCTTGGATACAGGTATGGGCACTCCTGGGAGTCTGAACTAGGCCTACTTGAGAGGAATGGgagagaaggggtgtgtgtgtgtgtgtgtgtgtgtgtgtgtgtgtgtgtgtgtgtgtgttccaataCCTGGGTATGCCTGGTTGcctcgtttttgtttttgttttttttcctgtagaGTTTAAATCAGCTATACCAAATCCTGTTATGCCTTTCTGGGTGGTTTGTAGCAactatgtatgcatgcatgcatgcatgtatgtatgt includes:
- the Fgd2 gene encoding FYVE, RhoGEF and PH domain-containing protein 2 isoform X11 — translated: MEQACAKQDSVCNLVAVFENSRNLRRRGSCRSFWRRSRPTWLACTCLTRPVFFQELLREASRSKAFPEDVVKLIFSNISSIYRFHAQFFLPELQRRVDDWTATPRIGDVIQKLAPFLKMYSEYVKNFERAAELLATWMDKSQPFQEVVTRIQRSEASGSLTLQHHMLEPVQRIPRYELLLKEYVQKLPAQAPDLEDAQRALDMIFSAAQHSNAAIAEMERLQGLWDVYQRLGLEDDIVDPSNTLLREGPVLKISFRRSDPMERYLVLFNNMLLYCVPRVLQVGAQFQVRTRIDVAGMKVRELTDAEFPHSFLVSGKQRTLELQARSREEMVSWIQACQAAIDQVEKRSETFKAAVQGPQGDTQEPKPQAEELGLRAPQWVRDKMVTMCMRCQEPFNALTRRRHHCRACGYVVCAKCSDYRAELKYDGNRPNRVCLTCYTFLTGNLLPDSKEDKRRGILEKETSAGPDQSVVCSFLQLMGDKSIRSIPRSWCVIPRDDPLVLYVYAAPQDMKAHTSIPLLGYQVTSGPQGDPRVFQLQQSGQQYTFKAESVELQGRWVRAIKRAASGWTPEGPDEEDMSD
- the Fgd2 gene encoding FYVE, RhoGEF and PH domain-containing protein 2 isoform X8: MEQACAKQDSVCNLVAVFENSRSPGAAPGPHSFEDQPHSPEHQLPLSPEPWEAPPAGEALTSEFRPVSRTYLNSLKNKLSSGAWRKSCQPGASPGPETQEPEEKRVVQELLETEQAYVARLHLLDQVFFQELLREASRSKAFPEDVVKLIFSNISSIYRFHAQFFLPELQRRVDDWTATPRIGDVIQKLAPFLKMYSEYVKNFERAAELLATWMDKSQPFQEVVTRIQRSEASGSLTLQHHMLEPVQRIPRYELLLKEYVQKLPAQAPDLEDAQRALDMIFSAAQHSNAAIAEMERLQGLWDVYQRLGLEDDIVDPSNTLLREGPVLKISFRRSDPMERYLVLFNNMLLYCVPRVLQVGAQFQVRTRIDVAGMKVRELTDAEFPHSFLVSGKQRTLELQARSREEMVSWIQARRGHQISIQMVVSHHVVAGN
- the Fgd2 gene encoding FYVE, RhoGEF and PH domain-containing protein 2 isoform X3, with the protein product MEQACAKQDSVCNLVAVFENSRASFTSGVEQLDPASPGAWLDSFYSAPGTALGHGLPWTTTPDVGDHHTQSAGGSPGAAPGPHSFEDQPHSPEHQLPLSPEPWEAPPAGEALTSEFRPVSRTYLNSLKNKLSSGAWRKSCQPGASPGPETQEPEEKRVVQELLETEQAYVARLHLLDQVFFQELLREASRSKAFPEDVVKLIFSNISSIYRFHAQFFLPELQRRVDDWTATPRIGDVIQKLAPFLKMYSEYVKNFERAAELLATWMDKSQPFQEVVTRIQRSEASGSLTLQHHMLEPVQRIPRYELLLKEYVQKLPAQAPDLEDAQRALDMIFSAAQHSNAAIAEMERLQGLWDVYQRLGLEDDIVDPSNTLLREGPVLKISFRRSDPMERYLVLFNNMLLYCVPRVLQVGAQFQVRTRIDVAGMKVRELTDAEFPHSFLVSGKQRTLELQARSREEMVSWIQPQAEELGLRAPQWVRDKMVTMCMRCQEPFNALTRRRHHCRACGYVVCAKCSDYRAELKYDGNRPNRVCLTCYTFLTGNLLPDSKEDKRRGILEKETSAGPDQSVVCSFLQLMGDKSIRSIPRSWCVIPRDDPLVLYVYAAPQDMKAHTSIPLLGYQVTSGPQGDPRVFQLQQSGQQYTFKAESVELQGRWVRAIKRAASGWTPEGPDEEDMSD
- the Fgd2 gene encoding FYVE, RhoGEF and PH domain-containing protein 2 isoform X10 — encoded protein: MEQACAKQDSVCNLVAVFENSRASFTSGVEQLDPASPGAWLDSFYSAPGTALGHGLPWTTTPDVGDHHTQSAGGSPGAAPGPHSFEDQPHSPEHQLPLSPEPWEAPPAGEALTSEFRPVSRTYLNSLKNKLSSGAWRKSCQPGASPGPETQEPEEKRVVQELLETEQAYVARLHLLDQVFFQELLREASRSKAFPEDVVKLIFSNISSIYRFHAQFFLPELQRRVDDWTATPRIGDVIQKLAPFLKMYSEYVKNFERAAELLATWMDKSQPFQEVVTRIQRSEASGSLTLQHHMLEPVQRIPRYELLLKEYVQKLPAQAPDLEDAQRALDMIFSAAQHSNAAIAEMAHSQEAGTLPSLG